A genomic segment from Nitratiruptor sp. YY08-10 encodes:
- a CDS encoding CDC27 family protein, whose product MHEYELLEKRWKKYKRKKTLRVIVITTIFLSLIPLVYFSKPILTKQFLQPSIKETKPTTKKVVHKKQASNQKPQANNKQETNITKKREIAKITHKNIPKENMKKETLFLPNKDFEKNLKEIIEKESRKLENSVQKESAYIVKTNPVVKKLPKKSFDQKTKNSILIQKKEAKLTTLIANFYNAPSYSKALIIAQKYYEQKKYKNALKWSLKANELNKKNEESWILFAKSLYNLGEKKKALQTLQFYLQKNPLSKKARTLYFSMKKGMFNE is encoded by the coding sequence ATGCATGAATATGAACTCTTAGAAAAAAGATGGAAAAAATATAAAAGAAAAAAAACACTACGAGTAATTGTAATTACAACTATTTTTTTGAGCCTTATACCATTGGTATATTTTTCGAAACCGATTCTGACTAAACAATTTCTGCAGCCTTCTATAAAAGAGACAAAACCTACCACAAAAAAAGTTGTTCACAAAAAGCAAGCTAGCAACCAGAAACCACAAGCAAATAACAAACAAGAAACCAATATAACAAAAAAGAGAGAAATTGCAAAAATTACTCACAAAAACATACCTAAAGAAAACATGAAAAAAGAGACACTTTTTTTACCGAATAAAGATTTTGAAAAAAATTTGAAAGAGATCATTGAGAAAGAATCCAGAAAGTTGGAAAACAGTGTTCAAAAAGAGTCGGCATATATTGTTAAGACAAATCCTGTGGTGAAAAAATTACCAAAAAAGAGTTTCGATCAGAAAACAAAAAACTCTATCTTGATTCAAAAAAAAGAAGCAAAGCTTACCACACTTATTGCTAATTTTTATAATGCTCCTTCATATTCAAAAGCACTCATTATTGCCCAAAAATATTATGAACAAAAAAAGTATAAAAATGCTCTAAAGTGGAGTCTCAAAGCCAACGAACTCAATAAAAAGAATGAAGAGAGCTGGATTTTGTTTGCAAAATCTTTGTATAACCTTGGAGAAAAAAAGAAAGCACTCCAAACATTGCAATTTTACCTTCAAAAAAATCCGCTTTCCAAAAAAGCAAGAACTCTTTATTTTTCAATGAAAAAGGGTATGTTCAATGAATAA
- a CDS encoding type II secretion system F family protein encodes MKYYNVTLITRGKKETVLLKAENKKEALEKAKLKYGGLIIRALETSPPVEERFEEFKRYLMEQRKGKINREGLIAAIRQLAVMTNAGISLYDALMEVATQTNDAKLKQIFLDIANGINSGISFSEALKQYQNELGSLVITMATLGEKTGDMAHALFTLASILEQINENIKKFKKAVRYPIIVLSAMAIAFVIVISYVVPKFKSIFDKFHAELPLPTKILLGLEHLFNTYGLYVVGALLIGIFLIRFFYRTNKQFKYATDKFLLKVYLIKDIVFYSQIHRFMLVFSELVRAGIPVVDALDNSVTLVDNAIIKERLQIIKNLVQKGASISDAFKDTGLFENMLIQMISAGEKSGQLESMLQKVTEYYEMKFNHILDNLSAYIEPILLSILAALVLLLALGIFLPMWDMAKAINK; translated from the coding sequence ATGAAATATTACAATGTCACACTGATTACACGAGGGAAAAAAGAGACCGTTTTACTGAAAGCCGAAAATAAAAAAGAGGCTTTGGAAAAAGCAAAACTCAAATACGGTGGTTTGATTATTCGTGCACTGGAAACATCACCGCCGGTCGAGGAGCGTTTTGAAGAATTCAAACGCTATTTAATGGAACAAAGAAAAGGTAAGATCAACAGGGAAGGTCTTATCGCCGCTATCAGACAGCTTGCCGTTATGACAAATGCCGGTATATCGTTGTATGATGCATTAATGGAGGTTGCAACCCAAACAAATGATGCAAAACTAAAACAGATTTTTTTAGATATAGCAAACGGCATCAATTCCGGGATCAGTTTTTCTGAAGCACTGAAACAGTATCAAAACGAGCTTGGCAGTCTCGTTATTACGATGGCGACATTAGGAGAAAAGACTGGGGACATGGCCCATGCTCTTTTTACACTTGCTTCAATCTTGGAACAGATTAATGAAAATATCAAAAAATTCAAAAAAGCGGTCCGCTATCCTATAATCGTTCTTAGCGCAATGGCTATTGCTTTTGTTATCGTGATCTCTTATGTTGTTCCAAAATTCAAATCGATATTCGATAAATTTCATGCGGAACTCCCGCTTCCAACGAAAATTCTCCTGGGTCTGGAACATCTTTTCAATACATATGGTTTATATGTCGTAGGAGCTCTTCTTATAGGAATTTTTCTGATACGCTTTTTTTACAGGACCAACAAACAATTTAAATATGCAACGGATAAATTTCTTCTTAAAGTCTATTTAATTAAAGACATTGTCTTCTATTCTCAAATTCATAGATTTATGCTTGTCTTTTCTGAATTGGTACGTGCCGGTATTCCAGTCGTAGACGCTCTTGACAATTCTGTGACACTAGTAGATAACGCCATTATCAAAGAGCGTCTTCAAATCATTAAAAATCTGGTTCAAAAAGGAGCATCGATAAGTGATGCATTCAAAGATACTGGCCTTTTTGAAAATATGCTCATACAAATGATAAGCGCAGGTGAAAAAAGCGGTCAGCTCGAATCTATGCTTCAAAAGGTCACGGAATATTATGAAATGAAATTCAATCATATCCTTGATAATCTCTCAGCATATATCGAACCGATACTGCTATCCATTTTGGCAGCCCTTGTTCTACTTCTTGCTCTTGGGATTTTTCTACCGATGTGGGATATGGCAAAAGCTATCAACAAGTAA
- the mshL gene encoding pilus (MSHA type) biogenesis protein MshL translates to MKKSLLFLLLTITLLFASNRCNEKLFSIKSTAGISIKEYIDNLAQECDYNIIIKDKFAKKRLYKRLQKISLHNVTLQDFLDLLLTENDLTYELDDNILKIGYLITKTFHVDYVTSKRTGETVTDASVDVGNSLTGTTSGTTTTTSTQSSGSGDVNKITSKDEFDFWKDISTEIHGILNRPEDEYKAPDPIVNINAGLITVTATKKQIERVEKYIAMIQNRLHNEVMIDVSILAVILNDQYTNGIDWSRFSLLVNGDYGADNTFTPGTNTKLLSYTRVGSGTSTSNFNVQRTIGSYFDASVNLAGIINFLEKNGQVITLSNPKLMTLNNQPAIISIGDTINYNVPTSIVISQNGGLGTQSFTPSSVFIGILLNITPEITENGEIILRINPSISEPRDPKQLDQTTNENGIRQIAPDISEKKISSVVKVKDGSTLILGGLISNIKNFTINGVPVLRDIPVLGGLFRSKARNNKRFELVFVIRPRIIKNSSTDNYSLKDLGYNIVDHAKK, encoded by the coding sequence ATGAAAAAGAGTCTTCTTTTTTTACTTCTTACAATCACACTACTGTTTGCATCCAATCGATGTAATGAAAAACTGTTTAGCATAAAAAGTACAGCAGGAATATCCATCAAAGAGTACATTGACAATCTAGCTCAAGAGTGTGATTACAATATCATCATTAAAGATAAATTTGCTAAAAAGAGACTCTACAAAAGATTACAAAAAATATCTTTGCACAACGTCACACTTCAAGATTTTTTAGATCTCTTGCTAACAGAAAATGATCTTACCTATGAATTGGATGACAATATCCTTAAAATAGGCTATCTCATTACGAAAACATTTCATGTCGATTATGTCACATCGAAAAGAACAGGCGAAACAGTAACCGATGCCTCTGTCGATGTAGGAAACAGCCTTACTGGTACAACTAGTGGTACAACAACTACAACAAGTACCCAATCGTCTGGAAGTGGGGATGTGAATAAAATCACTTCCAAAGATGAATTTGATTTTTGGAAAGATATCAGTACAGAAATACACGGTATTTTAAATAGACCAGAAGATGAATATAAAGCGCCGGACCCTATCGTCAATATCAATGCAGGATTAATTACTGTAACAGCAACCAAAAAGCAGATCGAAAGAGTGGAAAAATACATTGCAATGATTCAAAACAGACTTCATAACGAAGTCATGATAGATGTCTCTATTTTGGCTGTCATTCTCAATGATCAGTATACCAACGGTATTGACTGGAGCAGATTTTCACTACTTGTGAATGGTGATTATGGAGCGGATAACACATTTACACCGGGAACAAATACCAAACTACTCTCCTACACCCGTGTAGGATCAGGAACTTCAACTAGTAACTTTAACGTACAAAGAACTATAGGTTCATACTTCGATGCTTCTGTCAATCTGGCCGGAATTATTAACTTTTTAGAAAAAAACGGGCAAGTCATCACACTATCAAACCCAAAATTGATGACACTTAACAATCAACCGGCTATAATTTCAATAGGCGATACAATCAATTATAATGTACCTACTTCCATCGTCATTTCACAAAACGGTGGTCTTGGTACACAGTCCTTTACCCCATCTTCTGTCTTTATCGGTATTCTTCTTAATATCACGCCAGAGATTACAGAAAATGGTGAAATTATACTTAGGATCAATCCTTCTATTTCCGAGCCAAGAGATCCAAAGCAGCTTGATCAGACAACAAACGAAAACGGCATACGGCAAATAGCTCCAGATATCAGTGAAAAGAAAATTTCTTCTGTTGTTAAAGTAAAAGACGGTTCGACACTTATCCTTGGAGGTTTGATCTCGAATATTAAAAATTTTACAATTAACGGTGTTCCTGTCTTACGAGACATTCCTGTCCTTGGTGGTCTATTTCGAAGCAAAGCAAGAAACAACAAACGATTTGAACTAGTTTTTGTCATCAGACCAAGAATCATTAAAAACAGTTCTACAGACAATTACAGTCTCAAAGATTTAGGTTACAATATTGTCGACCATGCAAAAAAATAG
- a CDS encoding valine--tRNA ligase has product MSKATKYDPKKVEKQFYQIWETRGYFETEGNKKIQNGKTFCIMMPPPNVTGRLHIGHALTFTLQDIMVRYKRMDGYETLWQPGTDHAGIATQNVVEKQLLAKGIKKEEIGREKFLEYVWKWKEESGNAIVTQLRLLGVSPAWSRERFTMDEGLKNAVREAFVNLYYEGLIVKGNYMINWCTHDGALSDIEVEYEEKDGALYYIKYPIVDSDEYLVVATTRPETYFGDTAVMVNPNDERYKHLIGKKVRLPLIDREIPIIADEHVDMEFGTGAVKVTPAHDPNDYEVGKRHNLPFITIFDENGILNKEAGEFAGIERLEARKKVVDKLKSEGFIEKIEPHKHQVGHCYRCGNVVEPYISPQWFVKAEIAKEAVKKANEGETKFYPPQWLNNFNAWMRELRDWCISRQLWWGHRIPVWYCRACGHEWASKKEHEETCPKCGSTDIYQDPDVLDTWFSSALWPFSTLGWGNGDWGKGVKWFEDDLKKFYPNDLLITGFDILFFWVARMMMMGEHFLHKLPFKDVYLHALVRDEHGQKMSKSRGNVIDPIDTIEEYSADALRFTLAALAVQGRDIRLSKERLELYRNFTNKLYNAARFLQMHQEKFEDLESIQIKTDLGKYMLSRFGTAIAETRNNLDNYRFNDAATTLYRFLWGEFCDWGIELSKANKDSIPELGAIFKESMKLLHPFMPFITEYLYQELSGTSLEDNESIMIQPYPKAAHIDEEIVKRFETLIDAIVSIRRAKALIDMANKSIPKVLIKGDLEESAKAYIAKLAKVETIEFVTEPVENAVADIGKYVEVFIPLEGIDLSPIINRLNKQKEKLNKEIEKLSRMLSNENFVKNAPQEVVAQNRAALEEAKNKLSTIEEELARLAR; this is encoded by the coding sequence ATGAGCAAAGCAACCAAATATGATCCCAAAAAAGTAGAGAAGCAATTTTATCAAATTTGGGAGACAAGAGGCTATTTCGAAACAGAGGGAAACAAAAAGATACAAAACGGTAAAACATTTTGTATCATGATGCCTCCTCCCAACGTTACAGGACGTCTTCACATCGGTCACGCCCTCACCTTCACCCTTCAAGACATCATGGTTCGCTATAAGCGAATGGATGGATATGAAACGCTTTGGCAACCTGGAACCGATCATGCGGGAATCGCTACACAAAATGTCGTTGAAAAGCAACTTTTGGCCAAGGGTATCAAAAAAGAAGAGATCGGACGAGAGAAATTTTTAGAGTATGTTTGGAAATGGAAAGAGGAGTCTGGCAACGCCATAGTCACTCAGCTTCGACTCCTTGGAGTTAGCCCGGCCTGGAGTAGAGAGCGTTTTACAATGGATGAGGGGCTTAAAAATGCAGTGCGCGAAGCTTTTGTAAACTTGTACTATGAAGGGCTCATCGTCAAGGGTAACTATATGATCAACTGGTGTACACACGATGGAGCCCTAAGTGACATAGAAGTCGAGTATGAAGAAAAAGATGGAGCTCTATACTACATTAAATACCCTATCGTAGATAGTGATGAGTATCTGGTTGTAGCAACAACAAGACCAGAAACCTATTTTGGCGATACCGCTGTAATGGTCAATCCAAATGATGAACGATACAAGCACTTAATAGGCAAAAAGGTACGTCTTCCACTTATTGATAGAGAAATTCCAATTATTGCCGATGAGCATGTTGATATGGAGTTTGGGACAGGGGCAGTAAAAGTCACTCCTGCACACGATCCAAATGACTATGAAGTTGGGAAACGTCACAATCTTCCATTTATCACTATCTTTGATGAAAATGGGATCTTAAACAAAGAAGCTGGCGAATTTGCTGGAATTGAGAGACTGGAAGCCAGAAAAAAAGTAGTAGATAAGCTTAAAAGCGAGGGGTTCATAGAAAAAATAGAACCTCACAAACATCAAGTTGGACACTGCTATCGATGTGGTAATGTGGTTGAACCATACATTTCTCCACAATGGTTTGTGAAAGCTGAAATTGCCAAAGAGGCTGTAAAAAAAGCAAACGAAGGAGAGACAAAATTCTACCCTCCCCAATGGCTCAACAACTTCAACGCCTGGATGAGAGAGCTTAGAGACTGGTGTATTAGCAGGCAGCTTTGGTGGGGACACAGAATTCCTGTCTGGTACTGCCGAGCATGTGGACATGAGTGGGCTAGCAAAAAAGAGCATGAAGAGACCTGTCCAAAATGTGGCAGCACCGATATCTATCAAGACCCAGACGTTCTTGATACCTGGTTTAGTTCTGCTCTTTGGCCATTTTCAACTCTTGGCTGGGGCAACGGTGATTGGGGCAAAGGTGTAAAATGGTTTGAAGATGATCTCAAAAAATTCTATCCAAACGATCTGCTCATCACGGGATTTGACATCCTCTTTTTCTGGGTAGCTCGCATGATGATGATGGGAGAACACTTTTTACATAAACTCCCTTTCAAAGATGTCTATCTTCATGCACTCGTTCGAGATGAGCATGGACAGAAAATGAGTAAATCAAGAGGCAATGTGATCGATCCGATCGACACAATTGAAGAGTACAGTGCCGATGCTTTGAGATTTACTCTAGCAGCTTTGGCCGTGCAAGGCAGAGACATCAGGCTTTCAAAAGAGAGACTGGAGCTTTATAGAAATTTTACCAATAAACTCTATAATGCAGCCAGATTCTTACAGATGCATCAAGAAAAATTTGAAGATCTAGAAAGTATCCAGATTAAAACCGATCTTGGAAAATATATGCTTAGCCGATTTGGCACCGCTATCGCGGAGACAAGAAACAATCTTGACAATTATCGATTCAATGATGCTGCAACAACACTTTATCGGTTTTTATGGGGTGAATTTTGTGATTGGGGGATTGAACTGAGTAAAGCAAATAAAGACTCCATCCCTGAACTTGGTGCCATTTTTAAAGAGTCGATGAAATTGTTACATCCATTTATGCCATTTATCACCGAATATTTATACCAAGAACTGAGCGGGACATCGTTGGAAGATAATGAATCTATCATGATTCAACCATATCCAAAAGCAGCTCATATCGATGAAGAGATTGTGAAACGATTTGAAACACTTATCGATGCAATCGTCTCTATCCGACGGGCAAAAGCCCTTATCGATATGGCAAACAAATCTATTCCAAAAGTTTTGATCAAAGGTGATCTAGAAGAATCCGCAAAAGCTTATATTGCTAAACTTGCAAAAGTAGAAACGATCGAATTTGTAACTGAACCAGTAGAAAACGCGGTTGCGGATATCGGTAAGTATGTAGAAGTTTTCATTCCACTTGAAGGCATCGATCTCAGTCCAATCATCAATCGACTCAATAAGCAAAAAGAGAAACTCAACAAAGAGATTGAAAAACTGAGTAGAATGCTTTCAAATGAAAATTTTGTCAAAAATGCTCCTCAAGAGGTCGTTGCACAAAATAGAGCCGCACTTGAAGAAGCCAAAAACAAGCTTTCTACTATCGAAGAGGAGTTGGCGAGACTCGCTCGCTAA
- a CDS encoding ATP-dependent helicase, translating into MPLSTLNPEQLAAATAKPGYNLVIASAGTGKTSTIVARIAYLLQQGIDPKKILLLTFTNKAAAEMIARVERVFGKKAKEIEAGTFHAVSYRWLKSLNPKVVLKQPKELKILFKSIYEKRDFSLVSDTKPYAATTLFDLYSLYQNSEFELDFGQWIGKRSEEQTAFGAVYNDIVQEYEEMKEEYGFLSFNDLLLQAIKHKEALQNFYEVLVDEYQDTNNLQAHFLESLRFDSLFCVGDYDQSIYAFNGANIEIIAGFRQRYPNANIFNLSKNYRSTYYILDLAYRVISHNERIFPKKLEVVNQKNPKKPILLAFSDLYEQYENIAQRIKRSLTPKEDIAVIFRNNASADGIEAALREQGIGCKRKGSQSFFEMKEIKALFDLVSVLINPKDLLAFIHIFEYAKGVGASSAKEIFEALQRCGDGDIVKGIKEPIDIQNPFEKKVRNQQLGLFDDMLQIGSKSRFASLDVSETIKSHPVLTHPRLSEEAVLYLDTLLGLYKEIKRIKRPTTFIQLVKDSFIFDNIIKKIAQNRAKLKDGTIDQKLMDEAFERIQRRIALVHHLSQMYEDIYRFYNAMVLGGNEMAQGEGVQLLTVHASKGLEFKEVYIVDLMEGRFPNLKLIAKGGSIEEERRLFYVAVTRAKEILYLSFAKYDRLKKQEFLPSRFLKEAGLIE; encoded by the coding sequence ATGCCGCTTTCAACACTGAATCCTGAACAGCTGGCAGCAGCTACGGCAAAGCCTGGATACAACCTTGTAATTGCAAGTGCCGGAACAGGAAAAACATCTACAATAGTGGCTCGCATTGCTTATCTTTTGCAACAAGGTATAGATCCCAAAAAGATACTTCTATTAACTTTTACCAATAAAGCAGCTGCAGAGATGATTGCAAGAGTTGAGCGAGTATTTGGCAAAAAAGCGAAAGAGATTGAGGCTGGAACATTTCATGCAGTAAGTTACAGGTGGCTCAAATCTTTGAATCCCAAAGTTGTTCTCAAACAGCCTAAAGAGTTGAAAATTTTGTTTAAAAGTATTTATGAAAAACGGGATTTCTCATTAGTTTCAGATACAAAACCCTATGCGGCAACTACGCTTTTTGATCTCTATTCACTCTATCAAAACAGCGAATTTGAATTAGATTTTGGGCAATGGATAGGCAAAAGAAGTGAGGAACAAACAGCTTTTGGTGCTGTATATAATGACATAGTGCAAGAATATGAAGAGATGAAAGAGGAGTATGGCTTTCTGAGTTTCAATGATCTTTTGTTGCAAGCCATCAAACACAAAGAGGCTTTGCAAAATTTTTATGAGGTTTTGGTAGATGAGTATCAAGATACGAATAATTTGCAAGCGCACTTTTTGGAAAGCCTTCGCTTCGATTCTTTGTTCTGTGTAGGGGATTATGATCAAAGTATCTATGCCTTCAATGGAGCAAATATAGAGATTATCGCTGGATTTAGACAGCGATATCCCAATGCCAATATATTCAATCTTTCCAAAAACTATCGATCAACGTACTATATTTTGGATCTTGCCTACAGAGTTATTTCGCATAATGAGAGGATTTTTCCTAAAAAATTGGAAGTTGTAAATCAGAAAAATCCCAAAAAACCAATACTCCTTGCATTTTCTGATCTGTATGAACAGTATGAAAATATCGCCCAGCGTATCAAAAGAAGTCTTACACCAAAAGAGGATATTGCCGTAATTTTTCGGAATAATGCCAGTGCAGACGGCATTGAGGCAGCTTTGCGAGAGCAAGGCATTGGTTGCAAAAGAAAAGGAAGTCAAAGTTTTTTTGAGATGAAAGAGATCAAAGCGCTATTCGATCTTGTTTCTGTTTTGATCAATCCCAAAGATCTTTTGGCATTCATCCATATTTTTGAGTATGCAAAGGGGGTTGGGGCAAGCAGTGCGAAAGAGATTTTTGAGGCACTGCAACGATGTGGAGACGGAGATATAGTTAAAGGAATTAAAGAGCCTATTGATATACAAAATCCTTTTGAAAAAAAGGTTCGCAATCAGCAACTAGGACTCTTTGATGATATGTTGCAAATAGGAAGTAAAAGCAGATTTGCTTCTTTAGATGTAAGTGAAACGATAAAATCACATCCAGTCTTAACACATCCGAGATTGAGCGAAGAAGCGGTATTGTATCTGGACACACTTTTGGGGCTCTATAAAGAGATAAAAAGGATCAAGCGACCTACAACTTTTATACAACTCGTCAAAGATTCTTTCATATTTGATAATATTATCAAAAAAATAGCTCAAAATAGGGCAAAACTGAAAGATGGGACAATTGATCAAAAGTTGATGGATGAAGCGTTTGAGAGGATTCAAAGACGAATTGCATTAGTGCATCATTTGTCTCAGATGTATGAGGATATCTATCGCTTTTACAATGCCATGGTGCTTGGTGGGAACGAGATGGCGCAAGGAGAGGGAGTACAGCTTTTGACAGTTCATGCGAGTAAGGGGCTCGAATTTAAAGAGGTCTATATTGTCGATCTCATGGAAGGAAGGTTTCCAAATTTAAAACTTATTGCAAAAGGTGGCAGCATAGAAGAGGAGAGAAGACTTTTTTATGTAGCTGTTACACGGGCAAAGGAGATTTTGTATCTCAGTTTCGCAAAATATGATCGGTTAAAAAAACAGGAGTTTCTGCCCAGCCGCTTTTTAAAAGAGGCTGGACTCATTGAATAG
- a CDS encoding ATP-binding protein yields the protein MQKNRNNIYEEAKKVFIDTNSPKEYVKFESNIRYLQHLHEFYNSDQKISVLIGKPGIGKSMLLKRFVYENPNPKLILYDKPFFKKYELEKQLAKDLLGQNTKNFIEEIENNLEDFEYTVILDEVQLYDDYMLEFVRIASDTKKIKFILSLHEIDNESALTKEHFTSRIFSYITIKNPSLPELFVYFQKKLLSSNLYELSESLKKRDLQFIYQFTQGNLRDTNKFLYTLFDILSYYNEHKPSVLKSLKIPKKFLEMSAIHLGYINA from the coding sequence ATGCAAAAAAATAGAAACAATATCTATGAAGAGGCAAAAAAAGTTTTTATAGATACCAATTCACCTAAAGAGTATGTGAAGTTTGAATCGAATATTCGTTACTTACAGCATCTTCATGAGTTTTATAACTCTGATCAGAAAATCTCTGTTCTTATAGGCAAGCCGGGGATTGGCAAAAGTATGCTTCTCAAAAGGTTTGTCTATGAAAATCCAAACCCAAAACTCATTTTATACGACAAACCTTTTTTTAAAAAATATGAACTAGAAAAACAACTTGCAAAAGATCTTTTAGGACAAAACACGAAAAATTTTATCGAAGAGATTGAAAACAATCTGGAAGATTTTGAATATACGGTTATCTTAGACGAAGTCCAGTTGTACGATGATTATATGCTTGAATTTGTTCGTATTGCCAGTGATACGAAAAAAATAAAATTCATCTTGTCACTTCACGAAATAGACAATGAATCTGCTTTGACAAAAGAGCATTTTACATCACGTATCTTTAGTTATATAACCATTAAAAACCCTTCTTTACCTGAACTTTTTGTCTATTTCCAAAAGAAACTTCTCAGTAGTAATCTGTATGAGCTGTCTGAAAGTCTCAAAAAAAGAGACCTTCAGTTTATCTATCAGTTTACACAAGGAAACTTAAGAGATACAAATAAGTTTTTATATACACTCTTTGATATTCTCTCATATTACAACGAACACAAACCCTCCGTATTGAAATCGTTAAAAATCCCAAAAAAATTTCTTGAAATGAGTGCAATCCATTTAGGATATATCAATGCATGA
- a CDS encoding GspE/PulE family protein produces the protein MGKERLIDFLQKHFRLNFDKNRNSVSTIINYLIEQGHLTQAQIVQEIAKALRLGKLEIQDITSLPSNLLTKVLQTYAKILNIEYIDMDSYPIDIKLISKIPLNILKKYNFLPVKETDLNVIVAVSDPLDIGAQEQAQRLFPKKPIKIALTSAQQLEYFLNKLELNENIREYINEIRKDLQSGGTNKEDLQESSAILKLIEAIIKTAVLSRASDIHIEPTEHNCIVRNRIDGILTEKFIFDRDIYPPLSSRLKLLANLDIAEKRKPQDGRFSAQILGKEYDFRVSTLPIITGESIVMRILDKQKAMIPLEEAGMSRKNFEIFTKALKTPYGIILVTGPTGSGKSTTLYGALNMIRSVEKKIITVEDPVEYQINMVQQAQVNPKIGFTFAAALRSILRQDPDIVMIGEIRDEETLRIATQAALTGHLVLSTLHTNDAISSINRMIDMGIEPYLVSGALIAIEAQRLVRRICQYCKTEIEIEPNVLAEIKEYLPKQYKFYKGKGCKHCDFTGYSGREMICEILKVDDEIARLIAKEAPKEKIEETVIAKGFQTMFEDGIMKALEGSTTIDEVFRVTRLQ, from the coding sequence ATGGGAAAAGAACGATTAATAGATTTTTTACAAAAACATTTCCGTCTCAATTTCGATAAAAACAGGAATTCAGTTTCTACAATTATCAACTATCTTATAGAGCAAGGCCATTTAACACAGGCACAAATCGTACAAGAAATTGCAAAAGCGTTAAGACTTGGCAAATTGGAAATTCAAGATATCACCTCTTTGCCTTCGAATCTTTTGACAAAAGTATTGCAGACATATGCAAAAATCTTAAACATAGAATATATCGATATGGACAGTTATCCTATCGATATCAAACTCATTTCCAAAATCCCCCTCAATATTTTGAAAAAATATAACTTTTTACCCGTCAAAGAGACTGATTTAAATGTTATCGTTGCCGTAAGTGATCCACTCGATATAGGTGCGCAAGAGCAAGCACAAAGGCTTTTCCCTAAAAAACCGATTAAAATAGCCCTTACATCTGCACAACAACTTGAATATTTTCTCAATAAACTCGAACTCAATGAGAATATACGAGAATACATCAACGAAATCAGAAAAGATCTTCAAAGCGGCGGTACAAATAAAGAAGATCTGCAAGAATCGAGTGCAATATTAAAGCTCATAGAAGCGATCATCAAAACAGCAGTTCTTTCTCGGGCCAGTGACATCCACATAGAACCGACAGAACACAACTGTATCGTGAGAAATAGAATCGATGGCATTTTAACGGAAAAGTTCATATTCGATAGAGACATCTATCCACCGCTTTCTTCACGGCTCAAACTACTAGCCAATCTCGATATTGCAGAAAAGAGAAAACCGCAAGACGGACGTTTTAGTGCACAGATTTTAGGAAAAGAGTATGATTTTCGTGTTTCGACTCTTCCAATAATCACAGGGGAATCGATTGTTATGAGGATTTTGGATAAACAAAAAGCTATGATCCCCTTGGAAGAAGCGGGTATGAGTCGAAAAAATTTTGAAATTTTTACAAAAGCGCTTAAAACTCCTTATGGAATTATTTTAGTTACAGGTCCTACCGGAAGTGGTAAATCAACAACACTATATGGTGCACTCAATATGATCCGAAGCGTTGAAAAAAAGATCATTACTGTTGAAGATCCTGTAGAGTACCAAATCAATATGGTCCAACAAGCCCAAGTCAATCCAAAAATCGGTTTTACTTTCGCTGCAGCCCTGCGATCGATTCTCAGACAGGACCCTGATATCGTTATGATCGGTGAGATACGAGACGAAGAGACACTGCGTATTGCCACCCAAGCGGCTCTTACAGGACACCTGGTACTTTCTACACTCCACACCAATGATGCAATCAGTTCCATCAACAGAATGATCGATATGGGTATTGAGCCCTACCTCGTCAGCGGTGCGCTTATCGCTATCGAAGCACAACGGCTTGTTCGTAGAATATGCCAATATTGTAAAACGGAAATCGAAATCGAACCCAATGTTCTTGCCGAAATCAAAGAGTATTTACCAAAACAGTACAAATTTTATAAAGGCAAAGGATGTAAGCATTGTGATTTTACAGGTTACAGCGGTCGAGAAATGATATGCGAAATTTTAAAAGTGGATGACGAAATCGCAAGACTCATTGCGAAAGAAGCTCCCAAAGAAAAAATTGAAGAAACAGTCATTGCAAAGGGATTTCAAACAATGTTTGAAGATGGAATCATGAAAGCATTAGAAGGATCCACTACAATCGATGAAGTATTTAGAGTAACGAGGTTGCAATGA